In a genomic window of Flavobacterium lipolyticum:
- the meaB gene encoding methylmalonyl Co-A mutase-associated GTPase MeaB gives MSASKKRSSSLHEKAGISPPEITNVSAIQQIKKNRRQQPSSKELIDGILTGNITALSRAITLVESTNPEHTAKANEVIKGCLPHANQSIRIGITGVPGVGKSTFIETFGSYLTQLGKKVAVLAVDPSSSISHGSILGDKTRMEELVKDENAFIRPSASGDTLGGVARKTRESIILCEAAGFDTIVIETVGVGQSETAVHSMVDFFLLLKISGAGDELQGIKRGIMEMADAIVINKADGDNIKKANQAKLEFNRALHLFPPKKSNWQPKVTTCSAITKEGISEIWNTISDYTETTGSTGFFQERRKEQNQFWMMETIDEHLKSNFYNHPEIIGQLLQIKKAVQNDEISPFAAAQFLLNEYKNSL, from the coding sequence TTGTCAGCTTCAAAAAAACGATCAAGCAGTTTACACGAAAAAGCCGGAATTTCTCCCCCAGAAATCACCAATGTTTCTGCTATTCAGCAAATTAAAAAAAACAGAAGACAACAACCTTCTTCAAAGGAGTTAATTGATGGTATACTAACCGGAAATATCACGGCTCTGAGTCGTGCTATCACGCTGGTTGAAAGTACGAATCCGGAGCATACCGCAAAAGCAAACGAGGTTATAAAAGGTTGTTTACCGCATGCCAATCAATCGATCCGAATTGGAATCACAGGAGTTCCCGGTGTTGGAAAAAGTACTTTTATTGAAACTTTCGGAAGTTACCTGACTCAATTGGGAAAAAAAGTAGCCGTTCTGGCTGTTGATCCCAGCAGCTCTATTTCACACGGCAGTATTTTAGGGGATAAAACCCGAATGGAAGAACTTGTAAAAGACGAAAATGCTTTTATCAGACCAAGTGCTTCGGGAGATACTTTGGGTGGTGTAGCTCGTAAAACAAGGGAATCGATTATTTTATGTGAAGCCGCAGGTTTTGACACGATTGTTATAGAAACAGTTGGTGTAGGACAAAGTGAAACTGCTGTTCACAGTATGGTGGACTTTTTCTTACTACTAAAAATTTCAGGTGCAGGAGACGAACTTCAGGGTATCAAACGCGGCATTATGGAAATGGCAGATGCAATCGTAATCAACAAAGCCGATGGCGATAACATCAAAAAAGCCAATCAGGCCAAACTGGAATTCAATAGGGCTTTGCATTTGTTTCCACCAAAAAAATCGAACTGGCAGCCAAAAGTCACTACCTGCAGCGCCATTACCAAAGAGGGCATTTCTGAAATCTGGAACACCATTTCTGATTATACGGAAACAACTGGCTCAACCGGCTTCTTTCAGGAAAGACGAAAAGAGCAAAACCAATTCTGGATGATGGAAACCATTGACGAACATTTGAAATCAAACTTTTACAATCATCCTGAGATTATTGGGCAATTGCTACAAATCAAAAAAGCGGTGCAAAATGATGAAATATCACCTTTTGCAGCCGCTCAGTTCTTATTAAATGAATACAAAAACAGCCTTTAA
- a CDS encoding LTA synthase family protein translates to MKKLSFLKPIVNFIAIGLLITTLSRLFLFFIFKDRVTETPNFWYIFPIGLRMDLILLCYMSFLPAVLITFLPDKASKFTNKFLVIYSFLLLFLILFVELATPDFVKQYDTRPNKIFLDYLIYPKEVVGMLLKSYLTSIIVTFLILGVVLYFAFKKGKKYFYTSSSDYKFKLMVFPLLAFLLFFGARSSLTSKRPINASNAVFSTDQLTNTLGLNSFYTVAFAAYSIKNEGNTKMYGKMEEAEAIARVKKYMITGPGDFTDAEIPFLHVQQPDTLLKKPYNLVIFLQESLGAEYVGILGGKPLTPEFDKLSKEGLLFTNLYCTGTRSVRGIEAVVTGFLPSPSESVVKLGNSQQGFFTLADALKQKGYETSFIYGGMANFDNMASFFNGNGFQDIVDQEDFESDGNKYAFKGTWGYSDEDLVTKANNYFKAKGDKPFFSLMFSTSNHEPFEYPAGRIKPYDAKPATVNNAMKYADFSIGKFFEMAKKEPYFKNTIFIVIADHNTRTYGKNLVPINKFHIPALIMGPGVKKGTVYSKLASQIDIPPTLLSYLGLPFETPMVGRNLNKLDPKTQGRSIMQFNDINAFRVENQVVIMQPNLKPLQFEIKNDTTLISVKLNEDLAKDALAHVITAGNLYKENKYKLRDKKK, encoded by the coding sequence ATGAAAAAATTAAGTTTTTTAAAACCCATCGTCAATTTTATTGCGATTGGGTTACTGATTACTACCTTAAGCCGATTATTTTTGTTTTTTATTTTTAAAGACAGAGTAACAGAAACACCAAATTTCTGGTACATTTTTCCAATCGGACTTCGAATGGATTTGATTTTACTTTGCTATATGTCTTTCCTGCCGGCAGTTTTAATTACTTTTCTGCCTGATAAAGCATCGAAGTTTACCAATAAATTTCTTGTAATTTATAGTTTTTTATTGTTGTTTCTGATTCTGTTTGTAGAGTTGGCAACGCCGGATTTTGTAAAACAATACGACACCCGTCCTAATAAGATTTTCTTAGATTATCTGATCTATCCAAAAGAAGTAGTCGGAATGCTTCTTAAAAGTTATCTGACTTCGATCATTGTGACTTTTTTAATTTTGGGAGTAGTCTTGTATTTTGCCTTCAAAAAAGGAAAAAAATACTTCTACACGAGTAGTTCAGACTATAAATTTAAATTAATGGTTTTTCCGTTATTGGCTTTTTTATTGTTTTTTGGAGCACGTTCAAGTCTTACCTCAAAACGTCCGATCAATGCCAGTAATGCTGTTTTCTCAACAGATCAGTTGACTAATACTTTAGGGTTGAATTCTTTTTATACCGTTGCTTTTGCGGCGTATTCCATTAAAAACGAAGGAAACACCAAGATGTATGGTAAGATGGAAGAAGCCGAGGCCATTGCCCGTGTTAAAAAATACATGATCACCGGACCTGGTGATTTTACAGATGCTGAAATTCCGTTTTTACATGTACAGCAACCGGACACACTTTTGAAGAAACCTTACAATTTGGTTATTTTTCTACAGGAGAGTTTAGGAGCGGAGTACGTTGGAATTTTAGGAGGGAAACCTTTAACGCCTGAATTCGATAAACTGTCAAAAGAAGGATTATTGTTTACCAACTTGTATTGTACAGGAACCCGAAGCGTACGTGGAATCGAAGCAGTAGTGACCGGATTTTTACCTTCGCCTTCAGAAAGTGTTGTGAAATTAGGAAACTCGCAGCAAGGATTTTTCACCTTAGCCGATGCACTGAAACAAAAAGGGTACGAAACCAGTTTTATTTATGGCGGAATGGCGAATTTCGATAATATGGCTTCCTTTTTTAACGGAAATGGATTTCAGGATATCGTAGATCAGGAAGATTTTGAATCAGACGGAAACAAATACGCTTTTAAAGGAACCTGGGGGTATTCAGATGAAGATCTGGTAACCAAAGCCAATAATTATTTTAAAGCAAAAGGAGATAAACCATTCTTTTCTTTAATGTTTTCGACTTCCAATCATGAACCTTTTGAATATCCTGCAGGACGTATCAAACCTTATGATGCTAAACCTGCAACGGTAAATAATGCCATGAAGTATGCCGATTTCTCGATTGGTAAATTTTTCGAAATGGCTAAAAAAGAGCCTTATTTCAAAAACACCATTTTTATCGTAATCGCGGACCATAATACCAGAACCTATGGTAAAAATTTAGTGCCAATCAATAAGTTTCATATTCCGGCTCTGATCATGGGACCAGGAGTTAAAAAAGGAACGGTTTACAGTAAATTAGCAAGTCAGATTGATATTCCGCCAACTTTGTTGAGCTATTTGGGATTACCGTTTGAAACTCCGATGGTAGGAAGAAATCTAAATAAATTAGATCCAAAAACGCAGGGAAGATCAATTATGCAGTTCAATGATATCAATGCCTTCAGAGTCGAGAATCAGGTGGTAATTATGCAGCCTAATTTGAAACCTTTACAGTTTGAAATCAAAAACGACACCACTTTAATTTCCGTTAAATTAAATGAAGATTTAGCAAAAGATGCTTTGGCACATGTTATTACAGCAGGAAATTTATATAAAGAAAATAAATATAAACTGAGGGATAAGAAAAAGTAA
- a CDS encoding MATE family efflux transporter, translated as MNFKQYTKEFSYNLKLAYPIILGMVGHTLIGIVDNIMVGKLGSTELAAVSLGNSLIFIAMSLGIGFSTAITPIVAEGDAEKNDSKIRSAFHHGLFLCILLGLILFGVIVLAKPLMELLEQPADVIALAKPYLDWVAFSLIPLIVYQGYKQFADGLSLTKYSMYAMIMANVLHVGINYMLIYGIWIFPKMGIIGAALGTVISRIFLVMFMHIMLSRRNDLKRFFKNFSFNQIKKETLKKIISIGFPSAMQMLFEVVLFTASIWLCGNIGKTSQAANQIALSLASMTFMFAMGLSVTSMIRVSNQRGLMDYKNLVVVARSIFLLAIIIETFFAILFVAFHDFLPHMFLNMENGGQLLDNNEVIGIASKLLLIAAVFQISDGIQVVVLGALRGLQDVKIPMYITFVAYWIVGFPISYYLAEYTELKAQGVWIGLLAGLTTAAIFLYLRFHYLTKKLIRNSVSNT; from the coding sequence GTGAATTTTAAGCAGTATACCAAAGAGTTTTCATATAATTTAAAATTAGCATACCCCATTATATTAGGAATGGTCGGACATACCCTAATAGGAATTGTCGACAATATAATGGTAGGAAAGTTAGGAAGTACAGAATTGGCAGCCGTTTCGTTAGGAAACAGTTTGATTTTTATCGCCATGTCGTTAGGGATTGGTTTTTCGACTGCCATTACACCAATTGTAGCAGAAGGTGACGCCGAAAAAAATGATAGTAAAATTCGTTCCGCGTTTCATCACGGATTGTTTTTATGCATCTTGTTAGGACTGATACTTTTTGGAGTTATTGTTTTGGCCAAACCGTTAATGGAGTTACTAGAGCAGCCAGCCGATGTAATTGCTCTTGCGAAACCGTATCTGGATTGGGTTGCCTTTTCTTTGATCCCATTAATTGTGTATCAGGGGTACAAACAATTTGCCGACGGACTTTCACTGACCAAATATTCCATGTATGCGATGATTATGGCCAATGTGCTGCACGTTGGAATCAACTACATGTTGATCTACGGAATCTGGATTTTTCCAAAAATGGGAATTATCGGAGCAGCATTGGGGACGGTGATTTCAAGAATATTTTTAGTGATGTTCATGCACATCATGCTTTCAAGAAGAAACGATTTGAAACGTTTCTTTAAAAACTTTAGTTTTAATCAAATCAAAAAAGAGACCCTTAAAAAAATAATCAGTATCGGATTTCCATCGGCAATGCAAATGCTTTTTGAAGTGGTTTTGTTTACTGCGTCGATCTGGCTTTGCGGAAACATTGGAAAAACCAGTCAGGCCGCCAATCAAATTGCTTTAAGTCTGGCGTCAATGACTTTTATGTTTGCTATGGGATTAAGTGTAACTTCGATGATTAGAGTAAGCAATCAAAGAGGTTTGATGGACTATAAAAACTTAGTGGTGGTAGCGCGTTCGATCTTTTTGCTCGCGATTATCATCGAAACATTCTTTGCGATTCTCTTTGTAGCGTTTCATGATTTCCTGCCTCATATGTTTTTGAATATGGAAAACGGAGGGCAGCTTCTGGATAACAACGAGGTAATCGGTATCGCGTCAAAATTACTTTTAATAGCAGCCGTTTTTCAAATTTCTGATGGAATTCAGGTGGTTGTTCTGGGAGCATTACGTGGATTACAGGATGTAAAAATCCCGATGTACATTACATTTGTAGCCTATTGGATCGTTGGTTTTCCGATTTCCTATTACCTTGCTGAATATACAGAGCTAAAAGCGCAGGGAGTTTGGATAGGACTTTTGGCGGGATTAACGACTGCTGCAATATTTCTTTATCTTAGATTTCATTACCTGACTAAAAAATTAATCAGAAATTCAGTTTCAAATACTTAA